One Bacteroidia bacterium genomic region harbors:
- the rpsL gene encoding 30S ribosomal protein S12 — MPTIQQLVRKGRTDKTFKTKSPALDSCPQRRGVCTRVYTTTPKKPNSAMRKVAKVRLTNGIEVIAYIPGEGHNLQEHSIVLIRGGRVKDLPGVRYHIVRGTLDTAGVEGRNQRRSKYGTKRPKNKGGAPAAAPAKKKK, encoded by the coding sequence ATGCCAACTATACAACAGTTAGTACGCAAAGGAAGGACTGATAAGACTTTCAAAACAAAATCTCCAGCGTTGGATTCATGTCCACAACGTCGTGGAGTTTGCACACGTGTTTACACAACTACTCCAAAGAAGCCGAATTCAGCTATGCGTAAAGTAGCGAAGGTTCGTTTAACCAATGGTATTGAAGTAATTGCTTACATACCTGGAGAGGGTCACAATTTGCAAGAGCACTCCATCGTGTTGATTCGCGGCGGAAGGGTAAAAGATTTACCAGGGGTTCGTTACCACATTGTTCGTGGAACTTTAGATACAGCCGGAGTAGAGGGTCGTAACCAACGTCGTTCCAAATACGGTACTAAACGTCCAAAAAATAAAGGTGGTGCACCTGCAGCTGCTCCTGCCAAAAAGAAAAAATAA